Proteins found in one Vagococcus carniphilus genomic segment:
- a CDS encoding LURP-one-related/scramblase family protein, giving the protein MRQLFMKRKVSNPSETFTVTNRNEKDVYGVSVNSVENSQLITIHKSENQQVAMVTKEQSNDGSTFIVEVDNKKVFIIEKGLVQGTSKYIATSDELTIDGDLFGMSFNVMLGYRKVAKVRKRWTSIGDSYEITIFEDDNEASLVGLVTTLDYIKSNEQLEIA; this is encoded by the coding sequence GTGAGACAACTTTTTATGAAGCGAAAGGTATCTAACCCAAGCGAAACATTCACTGTGACAAACCGTAATGAAAAAGACGTATACGGAGTGTCAGTAAACTCGGTTGAAAACTCTCAGCTAATTACAATACATAAATCTGAAAATCAACAAGTGGCTATGGTCACAAAGGAACAATCAAATGATGGATCAACATTTATAGTTGAAGTTGATAATAAAAAAGTATTTATTATTGAAAAGGGACTAGTTCAAGGAACGTCAAAGTATATTGCTACTAGTGATGAGTTAACAATTGATGGAGACTTATTTGGTATGTCCTTTAATGTTATGTTGGGCTATCGTAAAGTGGCTAAAGTTAGAAAACGTTGGACATCTATAGGAGATTCATATGAAATAACTATTTTTGAAGATGATAATGAAGCTAGTCTAGTAGGCCTTGTAACGACACTTGATTACATCAAATCAAATGAACAATTAGAAATTGCTTAA